The Methanoregula boonei 6A8 genome has a window encoding:
- the cysK gene encoding cysteine synthase A: MAKIYDNITATIGNTPLVRLNRVTRGLGAAVLAKVESFNPMGSVKDRIGYAMLDAAEAAGLIKPDTIILEPTSGNTGIGLAMVSAARGYRITLVMPETMSIERRKLLRAFGAELILTPGKEGMKGAIAKAEALLEENPKCFYIPQQFRNPANPAVHRKTTAEEIWRDTDGNVDAIIAGVGTGGTLTGVAEVIKPRRPSFKAIAVEPDASPVLSGGQAGPHKIQGLAPGFIPPVLKMDLIDEVIRVTYEDAVATARRMAKEEGILIGISGGAATWAVLQVAARPEFAGKTLVVILPDTGERYLSTELFEA, from the coding sequence ATGGCAAAAATTTACGACAATATTACTGCAACAATCGGCAACACCCCGCTTGTGCGCCTCAATCGCGTTACCCGCGGTCTGGGAGCTGCGGTGCTAGCCAAGGTTGAATCATTCAACCCCATGGGCAGCGTCAAGGACAGGATCGGATATGCCATGCTCGATGCGGCAGAAGCAGCCGGGCTTATCAAACCGGATACGATCATTCTTGAACCTACCAGCGGGAATACCGGGATTGGGCTTGCAATGGTGTCCGCGGCCCGGGGATACCGGATAACCCTCGTCATGCCTGAAACAATGAGCATTGAACGGAGAAAACTCCTCAGGGCCTTTGGAGCGGAACTGATTCTTACTCCCGGAAAGGAGGGCATGAAAGGTGCGATAGCGAAGGCCGAGGCACTTCTTGAAGAAAACCCCAAGTGCTTCTATATCCCCCAGCAGTTCCGGAACCCGGCTAACCCTGCCGTTCACCGGAAGACCACCGCCGAAGAGATCTGGCGGGATACCGATGGAAATGTGGATGCTATCATTGCAGGAGTAGGAACTGGCGGGACCCTCACGGGTGTTGCAGAAGTAATCAAACCCCGCAGGCCATCCTTTAAGGCTATTGCGGTTGAACCTGATGCATCACCCGTCCTGTCCGGAGGACAGGCCGGGCCTCACAAGATCCAGGGACTGGCACCAGGTTTCATTCCGCCGGTGCTTAAGATGGACCTGATAGATGAGGTAATCCGCGTAACTTACGAGGATGCTGTCGCCACCGCACGGCGTATGGCAAAAGAGGAAGGGATCCTGATCGGTATATCCGGTGGAGCTGCCACATGGGCGGTGCTCCAGGTGGCAGCCCGGCCTGAATTTGCGGGCAAGACGCTTGTTGTCATTCTCCCGGATACCGGTGAGAGATACCTGAGTACGGAACTCTTCGAAGCTTAA
- a CDS encoding cysteine desulfurase has translation MIPDTIRKDFPLLSSVCYLDSAATSLSPEPVLNAMLEYEHTCRANAGRGVHRLAQQATQKYKEAHERVKKFIHAEEGEVVFTRNSTEAINTVASGLSWHEGEGIISTLLEHHSNLLPWMRLRDHQGLDLRFLTPAQDGALDPAALEAIITKKTRLVAITETSNVLGNVVPVSEFAKICHDYGALLLVDGSQSVPHIPVDIGKSGCDFFCFSGHKMLGPTGTGVLFMKEPCLEPLVVGGGSVERVTAAGYTLTGGYERYESGTPNIAGAIGLGRAIEYLNSLGMENIQRHEQAITRRIIEGLTGIGNLHIFGPGPSGNRIGVVSFTLDGFNPHDVAILLDSEADIMVRSGHHCCMPLMDCLHLSEGTIRASLHCYNTMEDADRLVETVGKIAGER, from the coding sequence ATGATTCCCGATACAATCCGTAAGGATTTTCCGCTGCTTTCCTCGGTCTGCTACCTGGACAGCGCCGCAACCAGCCTTTCACCGGAGCCGGTCCTTAACGCAATGCTCGAGTACGAGCATACCTGCCGGGCAAATGCCGGCCGCGGCGTCCACAGGCTCGCCCAACAAGCCACCCAGAAATACAAGGAGGCCCATGAACGGGTCAAAAAATTTATTCATGCCGAAGAGGGGGAAGTCGTTTTTACCCGCAACTCCACCGAGGCGATAAACACGGTCGCATCGGGCCTTTCCTGGCATGAGGGGGAGGGTATCATTTCCACCCTCCTTGAACATCATAGTAATCTTCTTCCCTGGATGCGCCTGCGTGACCACCAGGGGCTCGACCTCCGTTTTTTGACACCGGCACAGGACGGAGCCTTGGATCCGGCTGCCCTGGAGGCGATCATTACCAAAAAGACGCGCCTTGTGGCCATCACCGAGACCTCCAACGTTCTTGGGAACGTCGTTCCGGTCAGTGAGTTTGCAAAAATCTGTCATGATTATGGGGCGCTCCTTCTGGTGGACGGATCCCAGTCTGTTCCCCACATCCCGGTAGATATCGGGAAGAGCGGTTGTGATTTTTTCTGTTTTTCCGGACACAAGATGCTTGGACCTACCGGCACCGGTGTCCTGTTCATGAAAGAGCCCTGCCTGGAGCCCCTCGTTGTTGGGGGAGGAAGCGTGGAACGGGTTACAGCCGCAGGGTATACACTTACCGGGGGATATGAGCGGTACGAATCCGGTACACCCAATATCGCAGGTGCGATCGGTCTTGGCCGTGCCATCGAATACCTCAACTCTCTGGGCATGGAAAATATTCAACGCCATGAGCAGGCAATCACCCGGAGAATTATCGAGGGTCTGACCGGGATCGGGAACCTCCATATCTTTGGTCCCGGCCCATCAGGAAACCGGATAGGGGTTGTCTCGTTTACCCTGGACGGCTTTAATCCCCATGATGTTGCCATCCTTCTGGACAGTGAAGCAGATATTATGGTACGGTCCGGCCACCACTGCTGTATGCCACTCATGGATTGCCTGCACCTTTCCGAGGGTACGATCCGTGCAAGCCTGCATTGCTATAACACGATGGAGGATGCAGATCGGCTCGTAGAAACTGTCGGAAAAATTGCCGGGGAACGGTGA
- a CDS encoding ThiF family adenylyltransferase produces MSAAGISRDPLLKKPDRYCRQRLLPQIGADGQHRLNESRAVIVGLGAMGSAVATNLVRAGIGEVSLIDRDFVELHNLQRQVLFCEEDVDRPKAVAAADSLQKINSSIKIDFHTKDLNVTNAEKLLAGADIVLDGTDNLQTRFLINDVCVKHVIPWIYAGAVGTSGMVMPIIPQKTPCFRCLVPELPGPGLLQTCDIAGVLNTAPTLIASLECTLAFQILTGQLETKDETAYLISADLWYQTFDRIAVGKQKECPCCGKGRMDFLEATTREMITSLCGRDAIQIAPVAAMEISLEELKERLSRIGEVQGTKFMLTFRTETESITVFRDGRAIIQGTKDEAKARSVYARYIGL; encoded by the coding sequence GTGTCAGCAGCGGGCATATCCCGGGATCCTCTGCTGAAAAAGCCGGACCGGTACTGCCGCCAGCGTCTGCTTCCCCAGATTGGTGCAGACGGGCAGCACAGATTAAACGAGAGCCGTGCCGTGATTGTCGGTCTCGGGGCCATGGGAAGCGCCGTGGCAACAAATCTTGTACGGGCAGGAATCGGGGAGGTCAGCCTGATTGACCGGGACTTTGTGGAGCTGCACAACCTCCAGCGTCAGGTTCTGTTCTGTGAGGAGGACGTGGACCGTCCCAAGGCTGTCGCTGCAGCGGACAGTCTGCAAAAGATCAATTCCTCCATAAAAATCGATTTTCACACCAAAGATCTCAACGTAACCAATGCCGAAAAACTCCTTGCCGGGGCAGATATTGTCCTTGACGGGACCGATAACCTCCAGACCCGATTCCTCATCAACGATGTCTGCGTAAAGCATGTTATCCCGTGGATCTATGCCGGGGCAGTAGGTACAAGCGGTATGGTGATGCCCATTATACCCCAAAAGACCCCCTGCTTCCGATGCCTTGTCCCTGAGCTTCCCGGACCGGGCCTGCTCCAGACGTGCGATATTGCCGGGGTTCTTAATACAGCCCCTACCCTCATTGCCTCCCTTGAATGTACTCTTGCCTTCCAAATCCTCACCGGCCAGCTTGAAACAAAAGACGAAACTGCATATCTGATCAGTGCCGATCTCTGGTACCAGACTTTCGATCGGATTGCCGTAGGGAAGCAGAAGGAGTGCCCTTGTTGCGGGAAGGGCAGGATGGATTTTCTTGAAGCCACCACCCGGGAGATGATTACATCCCTGTGCGGCCGGGACGCAATCCAGATCGCCCCGGTGGCTGCCATGGAAATATCTCTCGAAGAACTAAAAGAGAGGCTTTCACGGATTGGTGAGGTCCAAGGGACCAAATTTATGCTTACGTTCCGAACGGAAACAGAATCTATCACCGTCTTCCGTGACGGGAGGGCTATCATCCAGGGCACAAAGGATGAGGCAAAAGCCCGCTCGGTCTATGCCCGGTACATAGGGCTCTGA
- a CDS encoding adenine nucleotide alpha hydrolase family protein produces MAKLVSLISGGIDSPVAAYLMLHQGVEIIAVHMDNRPFTDEKNLHKAMNLIRHLQHLTQRPIKTYVVPHGPNHIAFARNCERHLHCLFCRRMMYRIAERIAEKEGAVGILTGESLGQVASQTLQNLMVENLVIRIPVVRPLIGMDKVEIIDIARRIGTYEISTLPGLCCTIVPKKPATAARAGDILGEEQKLDLRVLIEKSLEGMYVLDPEAL; encoded by the coding sequence ATGGCAAAGCTGGTTTCTCTTATTTCTGGTGGAATTGATTCGCCGGTTGCGGCATACCTTATGCTCCACCAAGGGGTGGAGATTATCGCTGTTCATATGGACAACCGCCCTTTTACCGATGAGAAAAACCTGCACAAGGCAATGAACCTGATCCGTCACCTCCAGCACCTGACTCAGCGCCCTATCAAGACCTACGTGGTTCCTCACGGGCCCAACCATATAGCGTTTGCACGGAACTGCGAGCGCCATCTGCACTGCCTGTTTTGCCGGAGGATGATGTACCGGATCGCGGAGAGAATCGCAGAGAAAGAAGGAGCTGTCGGGATCCTGACCGGCGAATCTCTGGGTCAGGTGGCGAGCCAGACACTCCAGAATCTTATGGTAGAGAATCTGGTGATCCGGATCCCTGTAGTCAGACCGCTTATTGGTATGGACAAGGTAGAGATCATTGATATCGCCCGAAGGATCGGTACGTACGAGATATCCACGCTTCCCGGCCTTTGCTGCACGATAGTTCCCAAAAAACCGGCAACAGCGGCCCGGGCCGGGGATATCCTGGGTGAAGAGCAGAAACTCGATCTCAGGGTGCTTATCGAAAAGTCGCTGGAGGGAATGTATGTACTCGATCCTGAAGCCCTGTAA
- a CDS encoding PLP-dependent cysteine synthase family protein produces MKFYENIIDTIGSTPLIRLHRVLPPETQPLVLAKTESFNPGGSAKDRIAKAMLLAAEHDGKIQKGGTVVEPTSGNTGVGLALFAASRGYRMVFTMPEKMSKDKELLLRAFGAEVIRTPTNVPPEDERSYYKVAEKVAKETPGSFVPNQFANQNNPQAHFATTGPEIWKDTDGEITHFVAGIGTGGTISGTARYLKAKNPDVKIIGVDPEGSIYHHVFYGTPPESHPYKVEGTGEDFIPATVDLDIVDDIIVVSDADAFRTTRRLAREEGILAGGTAGASVFAAAQVAQNLKKDDLVVVLLPDTGRNYITTIFNDEWMKNNGFGDVI; encoded by the coding sequence GTGAAATTCTATGAAAATATTATTGACACCATTGGCAGTACGCCACTCATCCGCCTCCATCGCGTGCTTCCCCCGGAGACGCAGCCGCTCGTTTTGGCAAAAACAGAGAGCTTCAACCCAGGGGGGAGTGCCAAGGACCGGATTGCAAAGGCAATGCTCCTTGCTGCCGAGCATGACGGGAAGATCCAGAAAGGGGGAACCGTTGTCGAACCGACCTCGGGAAATACCGGGGTCGGCCTCGCTCTCTTTGCCGCATCACGGGGGTATCGGATGGTCTTTACCATGCCCGAGAAGATGAGCAAGGATAAGGAGCTCCTCCTCCGGGCCTTCGGGGCAGAGGTGATCCGGACACCCACAAATGTGCCGCCCGAGGATGAGAGGAGTTATTACAAGGTGGCAGAAAAGGTGGCAAAAGAGACGCCGGGATCCTTTGTCCCCAACCAGTTTGCAAACCAGAACAACCCGCAGGCCCATTTTGCCACGACGGGCCCGGAAATCTGGAAGGACACTGACGGAGAGATCACCCATTTTGTCGCAGGAATCGGGACCGGTGGCACGATCTCCGGGACTGCGCGGTACCTCAAGGCTAAGAACCCGGACGTCAAGATCATCGGTGTAGATCCCGAAGGTTCAATTTATCACCATGTATTCTATGGGACGCCTCCCGAATCCCACCCCTACAAGGTCGAGGGAACCGGAGAGGATTTTATCCCGGCAACCGTGGATCTCGATATCGTAGACGATATTATCGTAGTCAGCGATGCCGATGCATTCCGGACGACACGGCGACTGGCGCGGGAGGAGGGGATCCTGGCCGGGGGAACCGCAGGTGCCTCAGTCTTTGCGGCCGCACAGGTAGCGCAGAACCTCAAGAAAGACGACCTGGTTGTTGTGCTGCTGCCGGATACCGGCCGCAACTATATCACCACGATCTTTAATGACGAATGGATGAAAAATAACGGCTTTGGGGACGTGATATGA
- a CDS encoding trans-sulfuration enzyme family protein yields the protein MKFETAAVHAGEEPAFSEGASGDVVIPIHLSSTFARVDVAKPTGGYEYSRSSNPTRLALEQKLAAIEGARFGLAFSSGLAAETTVALSLLKKDEHVVAFDDLYGGTRRLFTRVFQENYGIDFSYVDARDAENVKSALRKDTRFVWLESPTNPLIRLCDIREIAGIAHDAGALVIVDNTFASPYFQHPLALGADIVVHSTTKYINGHSDSVGGAVMLSEEDLYQRIRYNQNAAGGILSPFDSFLVARGIKTLALRMERHQKNALTLAKYFEGHEKISAVYYPGLRTHPQYALAKKQMDGFSGMISFEVKGEGKAALRFLRSLSLFALAESLGGVESLIEHPASMTHASIPKHEREKVGVTDSLIRVSVGIENVKDLVDDLEQAFEEI from the coding sequence ATGAAGTTTGAGACCGCCGCAGTGCATGCCGGAGAAGAACCGGCCTTTTCCGAGGGGGCATCAGGAGACGTTGTAATTCCCATTCACCTCTCGTCCACATTTGCACGCGTAGACGTGGCAAAACCGACCGGAGGATATGAATATTCCCGGAGCAGTAACCCGACGCGTCTGGCACTCGAACAGAAACTGGCGGCAATCGAGGGTGCACGCTTTGGTTTGGCGTTCTCCTCAGGACTTGCCGCGGAAACCACCGTAGCCCTCTCCCTGCTCAAAAAGGACGAACACGTAGTTGCATTCGATGATCTCTATGGAGGCACACGAAGACTCTTTACCCGGGTGTTCCAGGAAAACTACGGGATTGACTTCTCTTACGTGGATGCACGGGATGCGGAGAATGTGAAATCCGCACTCCGGAAAGACACCCGTTTTGTCTGGCTGGAGAGCCCCACCAACCCCCTCATCCGGCTCTGTGACATCCGGGAGATTGCCGGGATCGCCCACGATGCTGGAGCGCTTGTGATCGTGGACAATACCTTTGCAAGCCCGTACTTCCAGCACCCGCTTGCGCTCGGTGCGGATATCGTGGTCCACAGCACAACCAAGTACATCAACGGCCATTCGGACTCAGTGGGTGGGGCCGTGATGCTCTCTGAAGAAGACCTGTACCAGCGGATCCGGTACAACCAGAACGCTGCAGGTGGCATCCTCTCACCTTTCGACAGTTTCCTTGTTGCACGGGGCATAAAGACGCTCGCCCTGCGGATGGAACGGCACCAGAAAAATGCCCTTACTCTTGCAAAGTACTTTGAAGGGCACGAAAAAATCAGCGCCGTCTACTATCCGGGCCTCCGCACCCATCCGCAATATGCGCTTGCCAAAAAGCAGATGGACGGATTCTCCGGTATGATTTCCTTTGAGGTTAAGGGAGAAGGGAAGGCTGCGCTCAGATTCCTGCGCTCCCTCTCTCTCTTCGCGCTTGCCGAGAGCCTCGGAGGGGTTGAATCGCTGATTGAACACCCGGCAAGCATGACCCATGCCTCTATCCCGAAACACGAGCGGGAGAAGGTAGGGGTGACCGACTCGCTCATCCGCGTATCGGTTGGCATTGAGAATGTAAAGGATCTTGTCGATGACCTGGAACAGGCATTTGAAGAGATCTGA
- the cysS gene encoding cysteine--tRNA ligase, which produces MKLYSTLSRTVEPLVTLHPDRVALFVCGPTVYDYSHLGHARTYVVFDVLAKYLRWNGKEVFYLQNITDVDDKIINRAKEEGVSQSELARKFETEYLRDMKSLGIDAVSYYARATTHIPEIIDQVRRLVDKGVAYVTDTGVYFNLDTFDRNGELSGQERAKRKSRVSDSSKHNALDFALWKLGEFGEYTWDSPWGRGRPGWHIEDTAISEKYFGQQYDMHGGGLDLIFPHHEAEIAQMESLEGKHPMVRYWLHTGFLTVKGEKMSKSLGNFITIRDALKTWNKDVLRYSILLSHYRSPLQATDEGFANAAKGLEHIRAIATKDKGADAEGRKAFTDAMETDLNTPMAIAAIQRLAGNGDLEALREYGEILGINFLRESSAPLSVLEDIRAELRAKKQFEVSDLIRDRMAAAGIHITDKRL; this is translated from the coding sequence ATGAAACTGTACAGCACGTTATCACGAACCGTTGAACCGCTGGTGACGCTTCACCCTGACCGGGTCGCGCTCTTTGTCTGCGGCCCGACAGTTTATGATTATTCGCACCTGGGGCACGCCCGGACCTATGTTGTCTTTGACGTCCTCGCAAAGTATCTCCGGTGGAACGGAAAAGAAGTGTTCTACCTCCAGAACATCACCGACGTGGACGACAAGATCATAAACCGCGCAAAGGAAGAGGGAGTCTCCCAGAGCGAGCTTGCCCGTAAGTTCGAGACCGAGTACCTCCGGGATATGAAATCACTTGGGATCGATGCGGTCAGTTACTATGCCCGGGCAACGACCCATATTCCCGAGATTATTGATCAGGTGCGGCGCCTTGTTGACAAAGGCGTAGCCTACGTTACCGATACCGGGGTGTATTTCAACCTCGATACTTTTGACCGGAACGGTGAGCTCTCGGGCCAGGAACGGGCAAAACGGAAGAGCCGGGTCTCCGACTCATCAAAGCACAATGCGCTCGACTTTGCGCTCTGGAAACTGGGCGAGTTCGGGGAGTACACCTGGGACTCACCCTGGGGCAGGGGACGACCCGGGTGGCATATCGAGGACACGGCAATCTCCGAAAAGTACTTCGGCCAGCAATACGACATGCACGGCGGGGGACTCGATCTCATCTTTCCCCACCACGAGGCGGAGATCGCCCAGATGGAGTCGCTTGAAGGAAAACATCCCATGGTCAGGTACTGGCTGCACACAGGGTTTCTGACAGTAAAGGGCGAGAAGATGTCCAAGTCCTTAGGGAACTTTATCACGATACGTGATGCGCTTAAGACCTGGAACAAAGATGTCCTCCGGTACTCCATTCTCCTCTCCCACTACCGGTCGCCGCTCCAGGCAACCGACGAAGGGTTTGCAAACGCCGCAAAAGGGCTCGAACATATCCGGGCAATAGCTACAAAAGACAAAGGAGCCGACGCCGAGGGACGCAAAGCGTTTACCGATGCCATGGAGACTGATCTCAACACGCCCATGGCCATTGCAGCGATCCAGAGACTTGCGGGCAATGGGGATCTTGAGGCGCTGCGGGAGTACGGGGAGATCCTCGGTATCAATTTCCTTCGGGAATCAAGCGCTCCCTTAAGCGTCCTTGAGGATATCCGGGCCGAACTCCGGGCTAAAAAACAGTTTGAAGTGAGTGACCTGATCCGTGATCGGATGGCAGCGGCGGGGATCCATATCACGGATAAGCGGCTCTGA
- a CDS encoding Lrp/AsnC family transcriptional regulator, with amino-acid sequence MAKVYLKLDLETGKENDVKTALKKVAGVKSADFVTGAHDLIATIEAKSFEDVVTKTLPEVRKIKGIKKTITDFAFEWA; translated from the coding sequence TTGGCAAAAGTATACCTGAAATTGGATCTCGAAACCGGAAAAGAGAATGATGTAAAAACCGCACTTAAAAAAGTCGCCGGAGTAAAGAGCGCTGACTTTGTCACCGGAGCTCACGACCTTATCGCCACGATCGAAGCCAAGAGTTTCGAGGATGTCGTAACAAAGACCCTGCCGGAGGTACGCAAGATCAAGGGGATCAAGAAGACCATCACGGACTTCGCATTCGAATGGGCCTGA
- a CDS encoding O-acetylhomoserine aminocarboxypropyltransferase/cysteine synthase family protein — MTEKKLNLGTLALHAGQVPDPATGSRTVPIYQTSSYVFKSTEHAANLFGLRELGNIYTRLMNPTTDVFEKRIAAIEGGTGALATASGQAAITYALLNITRPGDEIVSADNLYGGTYELFHYTLPKLGRTVVFVDSTKPEAFRNAITPKTRAIYAETVGNPKLDTPDFEAIAKIAHDNGIPVVVDNTTGVGLVRPIDHGVDIVVHSATKYIGGHGNSIGGVIVDSGKFAWNNGKFPEFTEPDPGYHGLKYWDAFGNFPGLGNVAFIFKIRVSLLRDTGAVLSPFNAWLFLIGLETLHLRVPRHSENAFAVAKFLKGHPKVAWVNYPGLPEHPSHTLTKKYLHGGFGPLVGVGIKGGETASRKFIDSLKLFSNLANIGDSKSLVIHPATTTHQQLTAEEQAKTGVTPDAVRLSVGTEDIEDIIADLRQALDKV; from the coding sequence ATTACCGAAAAAAAACTCAACCTTGGAACGCTTGCCCTGCACGCGGGGCAGGTTCCGGACCCGGCCACCGGGTCACGGACAGTACCGATCTACCAGACCTCCTCGTATGTGTTCAAGAGCACGGAACACGCTGCCAACCTGTTTGGTCTGCGGGAACTGGGGAATATCTACACCCGGCTCATGAACCCGACCACCGATGTGTTCGAGAAGCGCATTGCCGCCATCGAGGGAGGAACCGGGGCGCTTGCCACGGCATCAGGCCAGGCAGCAATCACCTACGCGCTCCTCAACATCACCCGGCCCGGGGACGAGATCGTCTCTGCCGATAACCTGTACGGCGGTACCTATGAACTGTTCCACTACACGCTCCCGAAGCTCGGGAGGACGGTAGTCTTTGTTGACTCCACCAAGCCCGAGGCGTTCAGGAATGCAATTACTCCCAAGACCCGTGCCATCTATGCCGAGACCGTGGGTAATCCGAAACTCGATACCCCTGACTTTGAAGCGATTGCAAAGATCGCCCACGACAATGGCATCCCGGTGGTTGTGGACAACACCACCGGTGTCGGCCTTGTCCGCCCGATTGACCATGGCGTAGACATTGTCGTTCATTCGGCCACGAAGTACATCGGCGGCCACGGCAACTCCATCGGCGGCGTGATCGTTGATTCGGGCAAGTTCGCCTGGAACAACGGCAAGTTCCCCGAGTTCACCGAACCGGACCCGGGCTACCACGGCCTCAAATACTGGGATGCGTTCGGGAACTTCCCCGGCCTCGGAAACGTTGCCTTCATCTTCAAGATCCGGGTTTCACTGCTCCGGGATACGGGAGCAGTCTTAAGCCCGTTTAACGCCTGGCTCTTCCTTATCGGCCTTGAGACCCTCCACCTGCGTGTGCCACGCCACTCCGAGAATGCCTTTGCCGTTGCAAAGTTCCTCAAAGGTCATCCCAAGGTCGCATGGGTCAACTACCCCGGGCTCCCGGAGCACCCCAGCCACACCTTAACCAAGAAATACCTCCACGGCGGTTTCGGCCCCCTCGTCGGTGTCGGGATCAAGGGTGGGGAGACCGCAAGCAGGAAGTTCATCGATTCCCTCAAGCTCTTCAGTAACCTCGCTAATATCGGCGATTCAAAGAGCCTTGTGATCCACCCGGCAACCACCACCCACCAGCAGCTTACCGCTGAGGAACAGGCCAAGACCGGCGTTACTCCGGATGCCGTCCGCCTTTCCGTCGGTACTGAGGATATCGAGGATATCATCGCTGATCTCAGGCAGGCACTGGACAAGGTATAA
- a CDS encoding trans-sulfuration enzyme family protein encodes MGGNAAGIAASGGNNPGRFVGDQAEPTRDQVNAPGILDAIMTPEPSPVRGIRTTAIHAGESPDPVTGASAPSIVMSTAFVADAGVSFSAEDFGDNTPYLYTRWKNPTVDQLEKKLAALEGAGGSVAFASGMAAVTALLLYTLRAGDHLVISDISYAATAEMTNELLPRLGIGVTKVDMSDPANVKAALRPNTKLVYAESPANPILRLTDLEAVGRIAHEKGARFAVDATFASPIGIQPTQLGADFVLHSLTKYINGHGDAIGGAVIGSAQDMAAIKKEIAIRTGGILSPFNAWLIQRGAATLPLRMRAHEEGAHAVAQFLEEHPKVTRVIYPGLPSHPQYALAQKQLKNTSGMITFQVKDGLAAAPVIAKRLSVIHYAVSLGHQRSLVFYLPTRDMLRTSFKLTPAQEQSFRAFAGDGIFRLSVGLEDPADLIADLAHALDGI; translated from the coding sequence GTGGGGGGGAATGCGGCAGGAATTGCCGCCAGCGGTGGTAATAACCCCGGCCGGTTCGTAGGGGATCAGGCAGAACCTACCCGGGACCAGGTAAACGCCCCGGGAATTCTCGATGCTATCATGACTCCCGAACCATCGCCCGTACGGGGGATCCGTACAACTGCAATCCATGCCGGGGAGTCCCCTGACCCGGTGACCGGGGCCTCGGCCCCATCGATTGTGATGTCAACTGCGTTTGTCGCCGATGCCGGCGTTTCGTTCTCGGCCGAGGACTTTGGTGACAACACCCCGTACCTGTATACCCGGTGGAAGAACCCCACGGTCGACCAGCTCGAAAAGAAGCTTGCCGCACTTGAAGGAGCCGGGGGATCCGTTGCATTTGCAAGCGGAATGGCGGCCGTGACGGCACTTCTCCTCTACACCCTCAGGGCCGGGGACCACCTGGTCATCAGCGATATCTCGTATGCCGCAACAGCGGAGATGACCAATGAGCTGCTCCCCCGGCTTGGTATCGGCGTAACCAAGGTGGACATGTCCGACCCGGCCAATGTGAAAGCCGCTTTGAGGCCCAATACGAAACTTGTCTATGCCGAATCGCCCGCAAACCCGATTCTCAGGCTTACCGATCTCGAAGCGGTTGGCCGGATCGCCCACGAAAAAGGGGCCCGCTTTGCGGTGGATGCCACCTTTGCCTCGCCGATCGGGATCCAACCCACGCAGCTGGGGGCAGACTTTGTGCTCCACTCCCTGACCAAGTACATCAATGGCCACGGCGACGCAATCGGTGGGGCGGTAATCGGCAGCGCACAGGACATGGCCGCAATAAAAAAGGAGATCGCAATCCGTACCGGCGGGATCTTAAGCCCGTTTAATGCCTGGCTGATCCAGCGGGGCGCAGCCACGCTCCCCCTGCGGATGAGGGCTCACGAGGAAGGTGCCCATGCGGTTGCGCAGTTCCTTGAGGAGCATCCGAAGGTGACCCGGGTAATCTATCCCGGCCTTCCCTCGCACCCCCAGTATGCGCTTGCACAAAAACAGCTCAAAAATACCTCCGGCATGATCACGTTCCAGGTAAAAGACGGCCTTGCCGCTGCACCGGTGATCGCAAAACGGCTCTCGGTGATCCACTATGCGGTCTCGCTTGGCCACCAGAGGAGCCTGGTCTTCTACCTGCCCACGCGCGATATGCTCCGGACCTCGTTTAAGCTCACCCCGGCGCAGGAACAGTCCTTCCGGGCCTTTGCCGGGGACGGGATCTTCCGGCTCTCGGTGGGCCTTGAGGACCCGGCCGATCTTATCGCCGACCTCGCCCATGCCCTGGACGGGATCTGA